In the genome of Streptomyces aquilus, the window TCGCCGACAACGCGCAGGGCCCGCTGCTCTGGCTGACCGTCACCGGCACCGACAAGGCGTCCGTCCTGTCCTCGGACAAGATCCTGACCGCCTACGCCAAGGAGCGGCTGGAGCAGTTCCAGCAGGACCAGTCGGTCGCCTCCAAGGCCATGATCCGCATGACGACGATCGTGGCCCCGCAGACGCCGGTGGCGCAGACCAAGACCCGGCTCGAGTACATGATCATGGCGGGCGGTGCGGGGCTGGTGCTCAGCCTGGTCGCCGTCTTCTACGTGGAGGCGCGCAGGCGGCAGCGGCGTCCCGACGCACCGGAGGAGGCGGAGACCACCGACCAGGACCCGGCGGCCGACGTGCCGGTCGTGGAGGAGACGCTCGCCATCCGCCGGCCGCCGAGCTGGTCGCAGTCCACCGGGAACGAGCGCACCGCCGCCCAGCCCCAAGAACCACGGCCCGTCATGGCCGGAGCATCCGCCGCAGAGCCGCGCGACGAGGAGTCGAGCCATGGACATCGCCCGCGCACCGGACAGCGCGACCGGTGAGACGAGCGACGCGCCCGCTCCGCCCCTCATCGCAGAAGCCGCAGGAGCCACAGAAGCCGCAGGAGCCGTAGGAGCCGTAGGAGCCGCAGAACCCCCCGCGCCCCCCGCCCCCTCGCTCGGCCGGAAGGTCCGCTCCGCCGCCCGCTGGAGCCTGATCAACACCGTCGTCCTGCGGCTGGGCAACTTCGCGACCGGCATCGTCCTGGCCCGCTTCGCCCTCGGCCCCGCGGAATGGGGCGTGTACGGCATCGCCCAGACCGTGCTGCTGGTCCTGCTGTCCGCCAACGAACTGGGCGTGGGCCTGGCCATCGTCCGCTGGGAGGGGGACGCGCGGCGGTTCGCGCCGACCGTGCTCACCCTCAGCACCCTCTCCAGCGGGCTGCTGTACGTGGCACTGTTCGCGTCCGCACCGACGGTGGCCGGTCTGCTCGACTCGCCGGACGCCGCGGGCGTGCTGCGGGTGATGTGCCTGTGCGTGCTCATCGACGGCGTGGCCCAGGTACCGGGCGGCTTCCTCACCCGTGAGTTCGCCCAGGGCAAGCGGATGGTCATCGACGGACTCAACTTCGTCGTCGGCACCGGTGTGACCCTGGTGCTGGCCTTCGCGGGCTGGGGCGCGATGAGCTTCGCCGTGGGGGCCGTCGCCGGGAACGTGGTGACGCTGATCGGCTGCGCGCTGGCCGCGCCGGGCACCCTCAAGTACGGCTGGAACCCCGAACAGGCCCGGGCGCTGCTGCGGTTCGGACTCCCGCTGGCGGGGGCGAGCATGCTGGCGCTCGCGGTCGTCAACGTCGACACCATGGTGGTCGGCGCGACGCTGGGCAACATCGCACTGGGGTTCTACGTCCTCGCCTTCAACATCTCCGGCTGGCCCGTGCGGATCATCTCCGAGGCCGCCCGCCGGGTCTCCTTCGCCGGCTTCTCCCGCCTCGCCGACTCACCACAGGCCCTCGCCCAGGGCTTCAGCCGGGCCCTCGGCGTCCTGATGACCGGCACCGTCCCGCTGTGCGTCCTGCTCGCCGGCCTCGCGGAACCCGTCATCCGCCTGATCTACGGCGACCAGTGGGCACCCGCCGCCTCGGCACTGCCGTGGCTGATGGCCCTCGGCCTGATCCGCATCGGCAGCGAACTCGCCTACGACTGTCTCGTCGCGGTCGGCCAGCGCCGCTCGCTCTTCCTGGTGCAGGGACTGTGGCTGGTCGCCCTGATCCCGGTCCTGCTCGTCGCCGCCCGTCTCCACGGCACCGCCGGGGTCGCCCAGGGCCATGTCCTGGTCGCCGGCGGCCTGGTGGTGCCCGTGTTCCTGTTCGCCCTGGGCCGTGGCGGCATCGGCGTCGCCCGGATCGCCCGGGCCTGCGCGTGGCCCTTCCTCGGCGGGGCCGTGATGGCCGCGGTCGTCCTCGGCCTGGAGCCCCTGCTCGGCGACGGCCCGCTCGCCCTGCTCACCATCGGCACGATCGCCCTGGCCGGCTACACGGTGTGCGTCCTGCCCAGCCGCGACTTCCTGCGCGGCGTCGACCGGCCCCACCGCGGCCGGCACCGGGCGACCGCGCCGGTCCGGTCTCCCCAACAGGACTTGAGGTGACCCGGATGTCACGGCCCACCCGCCGACACTCACTCCAGGGGCTGCTGCTCGCGGCCTTACTGACGGTCGCGAGCGCGGCCTGCTCGGGATCGGAACCGGACAAGTCGGCCTCGGCGGGCTGCCCGAAGGACCGTCCGTCCTGCCGTACGAGCGCCGCCCCGAAGGCATCGAGCGCCACGCCGTCGGCCGAGACCGGCGAGGCGACGGGAACCCCGGCCGCCTCGCCGTCCCCGTCGTCGACTCCGTCGGCCCGCCCGTCCTCGTCGGCGAAGGCGCCCACCCCGAGCGGCGCGCCCGCCGCCCGGACCGGCTGCGCCTCCCCCGGCGCCTGCGGCTTCCCCGACGCCCGCACCACCGGCCCCCGCACCCGCCTGACCCCCAAGAAGACCGGCTACCGGACCATCCGCACCGACGGCACGGTCATCCGGGGCCAGGACATCACCGGCTCCCTCGACATCTACGCCGACAACGTCACCATCATCGACACCAAGATCACCTCGGACAGCTGGTGGGGCATCAACCTGCGCCCCGGCTTCAGCGGACTGCGCGTCCTGCACTCCACCATCACCGCCGTCCCCGGCACCGGCCCGGACAACGGCGGCGTGGACTACGCGGTGTCCAACATGGGCGGCAGCTCCATCGAGGTCGGCTGGTGCGACATCTCCGTGTTCGGGGACGCGCTGTCGATGGGGCAGGGCAACATCCACGACAACTACGTCCACGACATCGAGCCGTTCGTGAACCTCGGCGGCGAGTGGCAGCACACCAACGCGGTGATCAGCGGCGGCGGCAACACCGGGCACCTGGCCATCCGCCACAACACCCTCCTCAACGAGACCAGCCTCAAGCAGGGCGCCTCGGGCAGCATCGGCCTGTTCGCGGACGTCGGCGTGGTCCGCAACGTCACCGTCGACGACAACTGGATCGCCGGCGGCGCGTACGCCCTCTACGGCGGTTCCACGGGCGCCACCGGGATCAAGGTCACCGACAACATCTTCTCGACGGAGTTCCACCCCGCCTCGGGCGGCTACGGCGTCGTCGCGCACTGGAACGACAAGGGCGCCGGGAACGTGTGGCGCAACAACCGGCTGTCCGACGGCCGCCTCGTCACCCCGGAGCCCGCCTCGTGAGGCGCGTCGTGCGGATGCCGTGGACGCTGCTCAAGGCGGTGTTCGGCTGGCTGGTGCTCTTCGAGGCCAGGAACAAGGTCCTGCTGGCGCCGTCCGCGGTGCGACTGCGCCGCATCGAGGACGCCGAGGTCCGGCGGCTGTCGGCCGGTCTGCCGGCACCGCCCTCGGCCCTGGTCGCCACCGTGATCGCCACCCACCGGCGCCCCGACGCCCTGCGCGCCGCCGTCCGCTCGGCCCTGGACCAGACCGTGCGCGACCACGTCGTGATCGTGGTCGACGACGGCGCCGGGCTCCCCGAACTCC includes:
- a CDS encoding lipopolysaccharide biosynthesis protein; the encoded protein is MDIARAPDSATGETSDAPAPPLIAEAAGATEAAGAVGAVGAAEPPAPPAPSLGRKVRSAARWSLINTVVLRLGNFATGIVLARFALGPAEWGVYGIAQTVLLVLLSANELGVGLAIVRWEGDARRFAPTVLTLSTLSSGLLYVALFASAPTVAGLLDSPDAAGVLRVMCLCVLIDGVAQVPGGFLTREFAQGKRMVIDGLNFVVGTGVTLVLAFAGWGAMSFAVGAVAGNVVTLIGCALAAPGTLKYGWNPEQARALLRFGLPLAGASMLALAVVNVDTMVVGATLGNIALGFYVLAFNISGWPVRIISEAARRVSFAGFSRLADSPQALAQGFSRALGVLMTGTVPLCVLLAGLAEPVIRLIYGDQWAPAASALPWLMALGLIRIGSELAYDCLVAVGQRRSLFLVQGLWLVALIPVLLVAARLHGTAGVAQGHVLVAGGLVVPVFLFALGRGGIGVARIARACAWPFLGGAVMAAVVLGLEPLLGDGPLALLTIGTIALAGYTVCVLPSRDFLRGVDRPHRGRHRATAPVRSPQQDLR
- a CDS encoding chain length determinant protein; amino-acid sequence: MDLAEIFRVMRRRWYVLLPGLLLTAGLVFGVTRVVHVTYQSQSTVVLLNSQKATVAYDGNPFLSTQTSLTGMADSLARNLNSDDSLRELKSRGAKGTFEAKLADNAQGPLLWLTVTGTDKASVLSSDKILTAYAKERLEQFQQDQSVASKAMIRMTTIVAPQTPVAQTKTRLEYMIMAGGAGLVLSLVAVFYVEARRRQRRPDAPEEAETTDQDPAADVPVVEETLAIRRPPSWSQSTGNERTAAQPQEPRPVMAGASAAEPRDEESSHGHRPRTGQRDR